From the genome of Alphaproteobacteria bacterium SS10, one region includes:
- a CDS encoding sulfotransferase domain-containing protein translates to MGILWLASYPKSGNTWTRAFLANLFMNQPQPVAINKLTNFAYAEYRLEFYEQVTRKKRDQLTDEELNQARPAVQQLIAASSPNTIFVKTHSAMGFTNDVPTIEPSATEGGIYIVRNPLDVCVSYAHHVGVDYDQAISAMGSSDNQLSTTDTLAFNVLGSWSDHVKSWADAEGMNRVVLRYEDMHRQPAKAFGKLVKFLQLPKNQDRLERAIRFSSFKELSGQESQSGFIEKSKKADKFFRQGKMGGWRDELSDAQAAKLIEDHREVMERFDYLNASGEPRF, encoded by the coding sequence ATGGGCATTCTCTGGCTCGCCTCCTATCCGAAATCCGGCAACACCTGGACCCGCGCCTTTTTGGCGAATTTGTTCATGAACCAGCCGCAGCCGGTGGCGATTAACAAGCTCACCAACTTCGCCTATGCCGAATACCGGCTGGAGTTTTATGAGCAGGTCACCCGCAAGAAGCGTGATCAGCTAACCGATGAAGAGTTGAACCAGGCACGGCCTGCGGTTCAGCAGCTAATTGCTGCCTCTTCCCCCAATACGATTTTCGTGAAGACCCACTCCGCGATGGGGTTCACCAATGATGTCCCGACGATTGAGCCAAGCGCCACCGAGGGCGGCATCTATATCGTCCGTAACCCGCTGGATGTCTGTGTCTCCTATGCCCACCATGTGGGGGTCGATTACGACCAGGCGATCAGCGCCATGGGCTCATCAGATAATCAGCTAAGCACCACGGACACGCTGGCCTTCAACGTGCTGGGCAGTTGGTCAGACCACGTTAAATCCTGGGCCGATGCCGAGGGTATGAACCGTGTGGTGCTGCGTTATGAAGATATGCACCGGCAACCGGCTAAAGCCTTTGGCAAGCTGGTGAAGTTCCTGCAACTGCCTAAGAACCAGGACCGGCTTGAGCGGGCGATCCGCTTCTCCTCCTTTAAGGAGTTGTCGGGTCAGGAATCCCAATCCGGCTTTATTGAGAAGTCGAAGAAGGCGGATAAGTTCTTCCGCCAGGGCAAGATGGGTGGCTGGCGCGATGAGCTAAGCGACGCCCAGGCCGCCAAGCTGATTGAGGATCACCGCGAGGTGATGGAGCGGTTTGATTACCTCAACGCATCCGGGGAGCCACGGTTCTAG
- a CDS encoding YggS family pyridoxal phosphate-dependent enzyme encodes MSDQEANLDPDVLAHERTAVLDNIASIRDQMLEAAQDARRSMGDVTLVAVSKVQPDHRIDAALEAGLRVFGENRVQEAQARWAHRREQHDDLRLHLVGPLQTNKVKDAVALFDVVESVDRPKLATKLAEEMAKQGRKLDCYVQVNTGAEEQKAGVLPGDDLVALHKLCVEELGLNVVGLMCIPPIDEPAAMHFGLLADWAKRLDLSNLSMGMSDDFELAIRMGATSIRVGSALFGARTPRS; translated from the coding sequence ATGTCTGACCAAGAAGCCAATCTGGACCCCGACGTCCTGGCCCATGAACGCACGGCCGTTCTCGACAACATCGCCAGTATCCGCGATCAGATGCTGGAGGCAGCGCAAGACGCCCGCCGCTCAATGGGCGATGTAACCCTTGTTGCTGTCTCAAAGGTTCAACCCGACCATCGCATCGATGCGGCGCTTGAGGCTGGGCTTCGGGTCTTTGGTGAAAACCGGGTGCAAGAGGCGCAAGCCCGCTGGGCCCATCGCCGGGAACAGCATGATGATCTTCGCCTCCATCTGGTTGGGCCGCTTCAAACCAATAAGGTGAAGGACGCGGTCGCCCTCTTCGATGTGGTTGAGAGCGTCGACCGACCTAAGCTTGCGACCAAACTCGCCGAAGAGATGGCCAAGCAGGGCCGTAAGCTCGACTGCTATGTCCAGGTGAATACCGGCGCTGAAGAGCAGAAGGCCGGGGTCTTGCCGGGTGATGACCTAGTCGCGCTTCATAAGCTCTGTGTTGAAGAGTTGGGGCTGAATGTCGTTGGTTTGATGTGCATCCCGCCGATTGATGAGCCGGCGGCCATGCATTTCGGCCTCCTCGCCGATTGGGCAAAGCGTCTTGATCTGTCCAATCTCAGCATGGGGATGAGTGATGATTTCGAGCTCGCCATCCGTATGGGCGCCACCAGCATTCGGGTTGGCAGTGCCCTGTTCGGCGCCCGGACACCGCGGTCCTGA
- a CDS encoding MBL fold metallo-hydrolase, with protein MSDISVRFWGVRGTIPCPGPETLRYGGNTTCIELTCGEHQLIFDAGSGIRRLGRIASGNGRRDYDIFLTHTHLDHIIGLPFFGPAFNPEVTMRVHAGHLDHSSKLRDVIANMMQDPLLPISVDTFQADTEFKRFEQGDTLTPFQGINMQTAPLNHPNGCTGYRIEFKDKAVAIVTDTEHKPGETDEHVMGLAKDADIMIYDATYTDDEYTSKVGWGHSTWQEAIRVGTAANVGKVVIFHHDPERTDEQMDEIASAAEAMRPGTIAAREGMVLYI; from the coding sequence ATGTCCGATATCTCAGTACGATTTTGGGGTGTTCGCGGCACTATACCCTGCCCCGGGCCTGAAACCCTCCGTTATGGCGGCAATACCACCTGTATTGAGCTTACCTGCGGTGAGCATCAGCTGATCTTTGATGCTGGCTCTGGTATTCGTCGGCTTGGCCGAATTGCCTCGGGCAATGGTCGCCGCGACTACGATATTTTCCTGACCCATACACATTTGGACCACATTATTGGCCTGCCGTTCTTTGGTCCGGCCTTTAATCCTGAGGTCACCATGCGGGTGCATGCCGGTCACCTGGACCATTCATCCAAGCTGCGCGATGTGATCGCCAATATGATGCAGGATCCGCTGCTGCCGATCAGCGTGGATACCTTCCAGGCCGATACCGAGTTTAAGCGGTTTGAGCAGGGTGACACCCTGACCCCGTTCCAGGGTATTAATATGCAAACCGCACCCCTGAACCACCCGAATGGCTGTACCGGCTATCGGATTGAGTTCAAGGATAAGGCCGTCGCCATCGTCACCGATACCGAGCATAAGCCGGGTGAGACCGACGAGCATGTCATGGGCTTGGCCAAAGACGCCGACATCATGATCTATGATGCGACCTATACCGATGATGAGTACACCTCAAAGGTCGGTTGGGGCCACTCCACCTGGCAAGAGGCGATCCGCGTTGGTACAGCCGCCAATGTGGGTAAGGTCGTGATTTTCCACCATGATCCCGAGCGCACGGACGAGCAGATGGACGAGATTGCCTCTGCGGCGGAAGCGATGCGCCCCGGCACCATAGCCGCCCGTGAAGGCATGGTGCTTTACATCTGA
- a CDS encoding ATP-binding cassette domain-containing protein encodes MTLSLDIIGQRADLTIRAALSLEPGRITALCGPSGAGKSSLIAMIAGLLRPDDGYIGTEEEDFFNEEEYIHLPPHRRGLGVVFQDARLMPHLNVARNITFGWRRRGKPLPPTAMADLIDALDVNDLMSRRPHQLSGGEARRVAIGRAVAAKPIALLLDEPFTGLDETRRQMIGEYLLKIRDEWQLPMLLVSHRAEDVAQLSDRTVTMENGVVGKAANLAEEGDPDDD; translated from the coding sequence ACGCTAAGCCTAGACATCATTGGCCAGCGGGCCGACCTGACCATCCGCGCAGCCCTGAGCCTTGAGCCCGGGCGGATTACCGCCCTCTGTGGCCCATCTGGTGCGGGCAAAAGCAGCCTAATAGCCATGATTGCCGGGCTGCTGCGCCCTGATGACGGCTATATCGGGACGGAGGAGGAGGACTTCTTCAATGAGGAGGAATACATCCACCTACCACCCCATCGCCGTGGGCTAGGGGTCGTGTTCCAGGATGCCCGGCTGATGCCGCATCTCAATGTGGCCCGCAACATAACCTTCGGCTGGCGCCGGCGGGGCAAGCCATTACCCCCGACGGCGATGGCCGATCTTATCGACGCCCTCGATGTGAATGACCTGATGTCCCGGCGACCGCACCAACTCTCTGGTGGTGAGGCGAGGCGGGTTGCCATTGGCCGGGCCGTTGCCGCCAAGCCAATCGCCCTCCTGTTGGATGAGCCGTTTACCGGCCTAGATGAAACTCGCCGCCAGATGATCGGGGAATACCTGCTTAAAATCCGGGATGAATGGCAGCTGCCAATGCTGCTGGTCTCCCACCGGGCGGAGGATGTGGCACAGCTAAGCGACCGCACCGTCACGATGGAAAACGGCGTGGTTGGTAAGGCTGCTAATCTTGCGGAAGAGGGTGATCCCGACGACGACTAG
- a CDS encoding response regulator transcription factor: protein MPANLKVLMVDDDDDLRQSLAEQLTLHEEFEIIEAANAKDGLAAAKESRFDIILLDVGLPDMDGRDLCRVLRREDVRAPIIMLTGQDSDADTILGLEAGANDYVTKPFRLNVLLARMRAQLRQFANTEDAVFTIGPYSFQPANKIMVRGDNDQKVRLTEKETAILKFLLRSGDKVVGRDTLLGEVWGYNANVTTHTLETHVYRLRQKIEADPSNAALLVTEPGGYRLVPD, encoded by the coding sequence ATGCCTGCTAACCTTAAAGTTCTGATGGTCGATGATGATGACGATCTTCGCCAATCACTGGCTGAGCAGCTAACCCTGCATGAAGAGTTTGAGATCATCGAGGCAGCCAATGCCAAGGATGGGCTCGCCGCCGCTAAGGAAAGCCGCTTTGACATCATCCTGCTGGATGTGGGTTTGCCAGATATGGATGGCCGCGACCTGTGCCGGGTTCTGCGGCGTGAGGATGTGCGGGCGCCGATCATCATGCTGACCGGCCAGGACAGCGACGCCGACACCATTCTGGGCCTTGAGGCCGGCGCCAATGATTACGTCACCAAGCCGTTTCGCCTGAATGTCCTGCTGGCCCGGATGCGTGCTCAGCTTCGCCAGTTTGCCAATACTGAAGATGCGGTCTTCACCATCGGCCCATACTCATTCCAACCAGCGAACAAGATCATGGTTCGCGGCGACAATGATCAGAAGGTGCGGCTGACTGAGAAAGAGACTGCGATCCTGAAATTCCTGCTTCGCTCCGGCGATAAGGTGGTGGGGCGCGACACGCTATTGGGTGAGGTTTGGGGCTATAACGCCAACGTCACTACCCACACGTTGGAAACCCATGTTTACCGCCTGCGTCAGAAGATTGAGGCCGACCCATCTAACGCTGCCCTACTGGTGACGGAACCTGGCGGGTATCGCTTGGTTCCCGACTAA
- a CDS encoding L,D-transpeptidase family protein yields MQITVTVNNADDIHGRLTATLDGKMVEAPCAIGRGGVKPAEDKREGDGATPLGSWPIRRIYYRADRIERPDTGVPVDEINDSMGWCDAPDHPSYNQLVALPFDASHELMARDDHLYDLVVVLGHNDDPPVPDMGSAIFWHLKRGDEDPASWKPTAGCVATTLPVLYELLAACDETSVMRVVMG; encoded by the coding sequence ATGCAGATCACCGTTACGGTTAACAACGCGGACGACATTCATGGTCGCCTCACCGCAACCCTGGATGGCAAGATGGTGGAGGCCCCCTGCGCCATTGGGCGCGGCGGCGTGAAACCCGCCGAGGATAAGCGGGAGGGCGATGGCGCAACCCCGCTGGGCAGTTGGCCGATCCGGCGCATTTACTACCGCGCCGACCGGATTGAGCGCCCGGATACCGGCGTCCCGGTTGATGAGATTAATGACAGCATGGGCTGGTGCGATGCGCCTGACCACCCATCCTATAACCAACTGGTGGCGCTACCCTTTGATGCCTCGCATGAGCTGATGGCGCGGGATGATCACCTTTATGATCTGGTGGTTGTGTTGGGCCATAATGACGATCCGCCAGTGCCAGACATGGGCAGCGCCATCTTCTGGCATTTGAAACGGGGTGATGAAGACCCGGCCAGCTGGAAACCGACGGCCGGCTGTGTCGCCACAACATTACCCGTGCTTTATGAGCTGCTTGCCGCCTGTGATGAGACGTCGGTGATGCGCGTGGTTATGGGTTAG
- the ribA gene encoding GTP cyclohydrolase II RibA — MNALKNLPAGASANDHAPVSAKAAARQQQRASNDLRRGEPVVLTTASGDEAWLILSIEMATAEDWRGWQAMLGPDTAPSLLLSGERASLLGLEPVPNLVPLHDQSGQNPIEAGDLVGVLANLQRQAGLSVDEAEAEKGDTARASTASPLLISAVRLLKRAFLLPAALVWPLNADGRATLDEAGILTLDKAPTADQSAHLVPPLKMSAARVPLMGAEHSLISVYRDPVTGRDINVIEVGSMKDDGKITAPPLVRIHAECFTGDLLNSLKCDCGDQLRGAIKLMAQGSTDGDDAGEDEGTGGLILYMPQEGRDIGMANKMRSYALQDTGIDTVDANLILGFAVDERDYTSAASILVDMGYPEIRLLTNNPDKVASLENRGVQVTDRVGHKFPPNPHSAAYMETKRKRTGHDL, encoded by the coding sequence GTGAACGCCCTGAAAAACCTACCTGCAGGCGCCAGCGCCAATGATCACGCGCCCGTGAGCGCGAAGGCAGCAGCACGCCAACAGCAGCGCGCGAGCAACGATCTGCGCCGTGGTGAGCCAGTGGTTCTGACAACCGCCAGCGGTGATGAAGCCTGGCTGATTCTGTCGATTGAGATGGCAACCGCCGAAGATTGGCGTGGCTGGCAGGCCATGCTTGGCCCCGATACCGCCCCATCCCTACTGTTGAGCGGTGAGCGGGCATCGCTGCTGGGCTTGGAACCCGTACCGAACCTCGTACCCCTGCATGACCAATCTGGGCAGAACCCAATCGAAGCCGGTGATTTGGTTGGTGTGCTTGCCAATCTTCAGCGCCAGGCTGGGCTATCGGTTGATGAAGCTGAGGCAGAGAAGGGTGATACCGCACGGGCCAGCACCGCCAGCCCGCTGCTGATATCGGCGGTTCGATTATTAAAGCGCGCCTTCCTTCTGCCGGCCGCCCTGGTTTGGCCGCTGAATGCGGATGGGCGCGCCACCCTCGACGAGGCTGGCATTCTGACCCTCGATAAGGCACCGACGGCCGATCAGTCGGCCCATCTGGTGCCGCCACTTAAGATGTCAGCTGCCCGCGTACCCCTTATGGGTGCCGAGCACAGCCTGATCTCGGTCTATCGGGACCCGGTAACCGGCCGGGATATCAATGTCATCGAGGTCGGCAGCATGAAGGATGACGGCAAGATCACGGCACCGCCGCTGGTCCGCATCCATGCCGAATGCTTTACCGGTGATCTTCTGAATTCCCTGAAATGTGATTGCGGTGACCAGCTGCGCGGCGCGATCAAACTGATGGCCCAAGGCAGTACGGATGGGGATGACGCGGGTGAAGATGAGGGCACCGGCGGCCTTATCCTCTATATGCCGCAAGAGGGCCGGGATATCGGCATGGCCAACAAGATGCGGAGCTATGCCCTACAGGACACCGGGATCGATACGGTTGATGCCAACCTGATCCTAGGCTTCGCCGTGGATGAGCGGGACTACACCAGCGCCGCCTCAATCCTGGTTGATATGGGCTACCCTGAGATCCGCCTGCTGACCAACAATCCAGACAAGGTTGCCAGCCTAGAAAACCGAGGCGTTCAGGTCACAGATCGGGTAGGCCATAAATTCCCACCCAACCCGCACAGCGCTGCCTATATGGAAACCAAGCGCAAACGGACAGGCCACGATTTGTAA